The following proteins are encoded in a genomic region of Amphiura filiformis chromosome 18, Afil_fr2py, whole genome shotgun sequence:
- the LOC140139904 gene encoding maltase A3-like, producing MAACTDRTLAIYLFIVCSTIAVTNVSTTDFTWREWWKPTVIYQIYPRSFMDSDGDGVGDLQGIISRLEYFPEICVDSIWLSPIYESPMADFGYDVSDFKNIDPIFGTLDDFDAMIIKMHQLGLKLIMDFVPNHSSDKHDWFLESMKSKDASNEYRDFYVWKDPKEGCNDPVTDEPENCLPNNWVSVFSGSRVQEEMDSVLRFWFDRGVDGMRVDAIRHMYEDESYADEPVNPDYTPPPDEDKPQYDSLLHTMTADLPELHDVIEGWRSEIFEKYSTEPNYRFMVTETYDTPSKLVLYYGTEENPQADYPFNFQLIMLTEDTLSGTEVHRLVDDWMVSTPQGKWPNWVVGNHDNNRIGDKLGYQYKRAANILNLLLPGTPTTYYGEEIGMEDIWVSYNDTQDPYAKNNPCCWEEYTRDPERSPMQWDATENSGFSTANKTWLPVNEKYLLGLNVEDQRKDPRSALNMYKKLTELRKIAPALQTNNLTYLIVNEQIFSFLRIPNEKDASHNSYLITINFSNEPSTDDYASNVNNRNLAFVGNVGAITVSSDMDRNGRLVDLTSVDLKPGEALVIETMTVPSSARRHTFLNLTLIAALILVAYYFTN from the exons ATGGCAGCGTGTACAGATAGGACACTGGCAATATATCTGTTTATCGTTTGTAGTACTATTGCAGTTACCAATGTTTCAACTACTGATTTTACTTGGCGAGAATGGTGGAAACCAACAGTGATATATCAAATATATCCTAGGTCATTTATGGATTCTGATGGCGACGGAGTCGGTGACTTACAAG GGATCATCAGTAGGTTAGAGTATTTCCCGGAAATTTGTGTCGATTCAATATGGCTTAGTCCAATTTATGAATCGCCTATGGCAGACTTCGGTTATGACGTGTCAGATTTCAAAAACATAGACCCTATATTTGGAACTCTCGACGACTTTGACGCGATGATCATTAAAATGCATCAGCTTG GTCTTAAACTGATCATGGATTTCGTTCCGAATCATTCAAGTGACAAACACGATTGGTTTCTGGAGAGTATGAAGAGCAAAGATGCCAGCAACGAATATCGAGATTTCTATGTTTGGAAGGATCCTAAAGAAGGATGCAATGATCCTGTCACAGATGAGCCTGAAAACTGCCTTCCAAATAATTGG GTGAGCGTTTTCAGTGGATCTCGGGTACAAGAAGAAATGGAT AGTGTGTTACGATTTTGGTTTGACCGTGGAGTTGACGGAATGAGGGTTGATGCTATAAGACATATGTACGAAGACGAATCGTACGCAGATGAGCCAGTAAATCCTGATTACACACCGCCACCGGATGAAGATAAG CCTCAATATGACAGTCTACTGCACACAATGACAGCCGATCTTCCCGAATTACATGACGTCATCGAGGGATGGagatcagaaatatttgaaaaatacagCACAGAACCTAATTACAG ATTTATGGTAACAGAAACGTACGACACCCCAAGTAAACTAGTTCTCTACTATGGCACAGAGGAGAATCCTCAAGCAGATTATCCATTCAACTTTCAACTGATCATGTTGACGGAAGATACGTTATCGGGTACTGAAGTTCATCGATTGGTAGATGATTGGATGGTCAGCACACCACAAGGAAAATGGCCCAATTGGGTG GTGGGGAACCACGACAATAACCGAATCGGGGACAAACTTGGCTACCAGTACAAGAGAGCGGCAAATATATTGAACCTTCTTCTACCTGGAACACCGACTACTTATTATGGTGAAGAAATCGGTATGGAAGATATATGGGTCAGTTATAATGACACGCAGGATCCTTACGCAAAGAACAACCCG TGTTGTTGGGAGGAATACACCCGTGACCCAGAGCGATCACCTATGCAATGGGATGCTACGGAGAACTCTGGTTTCAGCACCGCAAATAAGACTTGGTTACCAGTCAATGAGAAATATCTTCTTGGACTTAATGTGGAG GACCAAAGAAAAGATCCCCGCTCAGCACTCAACATGTACAAAAAGCTAACAGAACTACGTAAAATAGCACCTGCCCTACAAACCAACAATCTCACCTACTTGATCGTCAACGAGCAGATCTTTTCATTTCTACGAATCCCAAATGAAAAGGACGCATCTCACAACTCATATCTCATAACTATCAACTTCAGCAACGAACCAAGCACAGATGATTACGCAAGCAATGTTAATAACCGAAACCTGGCTTTCGTAGGTAACGTTGGTGCCATTACagtgagttctgatatggataGGAATGGTCGATTGGTAGATTTGACTAGCGTTGATTTGAAACCAGGGGAGGCCTTAGTCATTGAAACAATGACAGTGCCGAGCTCTGCTAGGAGACACACGTTTCTTAACCTTACTCTAATAGCTGCACTGATTTTGGTTGCTTATTATTTTACTAATTAA